ATATGAACTAACTAAAATATTGGACAAGGAAGTGCCCATCATTGTGCTAAGTGGTCTCAGTGATGAAGCGGTAGCTTTGGATGCAGTCATACTAGGTGCTAAGGACTATTTATTAAAAGAAGACATTGAAACTTTAAGAGGAAGTATCTTTCACAGCCTGCACCACTCCTACATGCTCAATAGTAAAAAGGGCTTCACAGAAAAAAGCTTCTTTCTTCAGAAGTCTACAGGAGGTTTGATTTTTTTACTCAATAACGAATTATATATTGAAGAGGTCAAGGGCATCTGTAAGCAATGCTCATCTCAAATCATTGAAAATTTTGACGGTATTCATTTTTGCGATCTCTTATATGAATCTTCTATAGGGAACAAAGACTTTTTTGATCAGATAGAGGATATTAAAAAGATTCCCAATAAAGTCCTTTCATTTGAAGGCTATATCGATTGCTTCTCTAGGTCTTGCCAGCGCCATATATCCATAAATATTTCTAGAGTTGATCATAATGAAACAACGTTTCTCTGCACTGGTCTTGATATAACTAAGCCTCACAGAATCCATGTATAAAAAGTGTCTTAGATAGTAAAATTTTCTCAACAAAGCTCCGGAAAATGATGTTGCATCACTTTTTCCAACATCTCTACGGTTAAAGGTTTGCTTTCATAACCAGCCGCGTATAGATTATTCTTAGCCTTTTCAATATCCGCAGGATTCGTTGAAGTTGAAAGCATGAAGACCATGATCTTAGCTCTTTGAGCTTCCGGCAGCTCAGCATATCTTTCCAAAAATTCCCAACCATCCATTCCCGGCATATTAATATCGAGAAATACCAAGTCCGGCTGAGGAAAGTTACTCTCTTCATTTTTAGAAGATAAAAAATCTAAAGCTTCATAGCCATTTTGCACAGAGACGACTTTATCCGTCACGCCAGCCCTTTTAATCACCTTAGTATGCACATAGTTATCCTCTTCACTATCGTCAATAAGCAAGACCATGTTTAATTTTTTAGACATCATACAGAGAGTGAAGCTAACGATGCGAAGTATTGCGAGCAATAGAAAACCTAAAGTTACTGCCCCTACCCAACTCTGAGTCTACCCAAATGCGCCCTCCATGGAACTCAGTAATCTTTCTGCAATGAGCTAAACCTATACCAGATCCTTCATACTTGCTTTGAGAATGGAGCCTTTTAAATATTTGGAATATTTTTTCTTGGGACTCTGAAGAAATACCAATTCCATTATCCTTTACCGAGAAAATCCAATGCGTTTGATCACTAGTGGATGAAATACTGACGATCACCCCATGGTCATTTTGGCGGAACTTAATAGCATTCGATAGCAGATTTTGGAATAGCAAGCGTAGCATCGACCGGTCTCCCGTAACTTTAGGAAGGTCATATATCTGTATCATAGCTTTCTGGCTTTCAATCGTTGCGCTCATGTCCTCAGAGACCTCATCTACAAGCATGTTACAATCAATCTCTTCTAGACGTAAATTTTTGCCAAGTCTGGAGTAATCCAATAAAGCTTGAATCAAATGACTCATACGATTTGAAGCACGGGTAAGAAATTCTAAATAAGTTACGGCTTCACCTTCGAGCTTATCTCCATATTCTACCGCTAATAGCTCGGAAAAATTTTTAATGGAACGCAATGGCTCTTGTAAATCATGAGAGGCTATGTAAGCAAATTGCTCTAACTCCTTATTGCTTTCGAGTAACTTCACTTGAATCTCTTTTAGCGGTGTAATATCTATATGACTACCAACCATACGAACGGGCCTTCCCTCCCTATCCCATTCGATGACTTTTCCTCGACAAAAAACCCATACAATACTGCCATCTTTGTGAAAGTACCTCACCTCATTATGAAACGGCACCTCTCCCTTGCTTGTAACATGTTGGTCAAAGAGTTCAAAGACACCCGGCAAATCATCTGGGTAGATAATTTTCTGCCAAGAAGAAGGGTGATTTTCCATTTCGTGATCTTCATAGCCAAACATTCTTTTAAAAGCAGGGCTCAGATACTCTTGGTCATCTTGGATGAACCAGTCCCAATATCCTGCTAATGTTCCCTCTAATACCGCTTCAAAGGCAGCATTTTTAGATAAATATTTTTTTTCTGCCCTTTTTCTTTCCGTGATATCCACACAAGTTGATGAGCTATGCAGAATTTTCCCTTCACTATCCTTCACAGCAGCTACCTTTAAAACAACAGGAATGCCTCTTCCATCCTTATGCTTTAGGCTTAGTTCCTTGTCTACTAGTTTGCCTTCTCGCCTAAATGTCTCAAATGCTTTCCGAGCTTCCTCTAGGCATTCTTCACCATAAATACTAAAGATCTTTTTGCCGATTAAGTCTTCTTTTGCATGATACCCTAATTTGTGAACAAGCATGTTATTGCAATTGATGATTTTAGCAGTCTCAGGATCTAAGTTCATATGCATAACAGGGGATTCTTCATAAAGAGTTTTGTATTTTTTTTCGCTTAACTCTAATTTTGTAGAGAGTTCTTTGCTGAAAGTGATATCCTCAAAAATAAGAAGAAAATAGCCATGACCACCTTGCTTTAGCGACTTGGCAGTTAACCTGCACCAAATGGTTGAACCTCTCTTTGTTAGACAACGACATTCGGAAACAAAATCGTTCAATGCGCCTGACAACCATTGATCACATAAATTCTGTAGATCACCTTTTTCATCTTGCTCAATAGAATCAGTTATAAAGCGAGAATTTAAAACCTGATGATCTGACTCGAATAAGGTCTCATAAGCATGGTTGGTGAACAGCCGCTTTCCATGACTGTCAAATAGATTTACAGCTATGGGCAAATGATCATAAGAATCAGCCAGTGCTTCTAGATATTGTGAGCATTTCCCTGACTGATTACTGTTCTCATTCAACATATTTACTTGAAGTAGTGATGCAAAAATAACTAATAACTTATCTGATTGTAAACAACTAAGTCTATCCAGGGAGTAGATTGCAGGTTTAGTGCTATTTACTGCTTATGCAAAAATGCGCAGCCTCTTTGCCAGTAGCTAAATTCACTATGTACTTAGTCAGAATTGGCTGAGAGTTAAAAAGAATTTAATCCAACAATCCCTATCAATTTATAAAACACGTTAATCTTTCAAAATACGATTGGTCCCATTAAGGTTTTTCATATAAGACCTAGACTTTTTAATAATGCTATTCGATTTGGCTCTCACTGAAATGCCTCTAATCATTGCTTCTAGGGCCCATCCAAATTGCTCATTTTCTGTATAATCACCAATAAAACGTGTATCAAATTCTTGGTAGGTGATCTGCAGTGTAGGAATCGCCATCACACGAAATACCTCCGCAAGATCAGGCTCTTGTTCTACGACGACAACCACTATCTTGTAGGGGATACGGAGATGATACTCACAAAACATGGATAACCGACTGATGAGCCAATCGGAATTGGTAGTGTCTTTGGAGATAAACATCCGTATTTGGCACTCTTCATCCATCGCTTTCCAAAGATATAGGGCAGGCTAGACAAGGCAAATAGAATTTGCCAGCAGCGTTGTTAACTACCCGTGCTGTGAAACTCAAAAACGCTTACCCCTTACATAGAATCTTTAAATAGACCGTCCATGCGATCAATTTCGCTATCACTCATATGAATAGGATTACCAGCAAGAATACCTGTTACATTCCGAAACGGTTTTCCCACATGCATTCCACTATTATCAATCGTAAACTCCCGAATCTGTTTATCATGCATAGAGCCACGCATTTTCAGAACCGTTAAACCACGTCTCATCTCTCCGTTCACTTCTACGTACCTCAGGAGAATGATGGAATCCGTTAAGGTTGAAATATGGGTTTCGGTAATGGAAGAGCCCCCGAGTAAGGAGGAAGTTGTTGAAGTAAAAAGCCCAGCTATCTCCTCGTGCTTAATAAAAGATGTTAATCCAATAATAAATTCTCGAAAAGCCTTTTGTGTAGAAGTTCTTTCTAGCGCTGAGAGACTGTCCACAGCCACCCGGGTTGGTTTAAAAGATTCAACTTCATTCTTAATTTCTAGCAAGTGATCCTCTAAACCAGAGGTCTCTGGATATTTGCAAACCACTTTTAGCTTACCCTCTTGCTCTAGCTGAGCATAATTAATTCCCCATCCTTCGGCATTTCGGTAGAGCTGCTCTCGGCTTTCCTCAAAAGCAAGCAATAGGCAACGGTCTCCTTCATTCGGGCAAGCTCCCGCGAAGTGAGTTGCGGTTAAAGTTTTACCCGTTCCAGTGGCTCCCGATACCAGAATAATGGAATCTCGGAAATAACCACCACAGCACATATCATCAATCACATCTATACCCGAAGAAATGCGCACAGCAGAGGATCTCTGTTTCAACTCTATGCCAGAGAGAGGCAAAATCACAATTCCTTGTTTAGGAGTGATAGTAAAAGGCCATTCACCCTTTTGGTGCTTAGTCCCTCTGAATTTTAAAATCTCAATGGTCCTCCTTCGTTTTTCCTCTTCCAAAACATTGCGAAAAATAATCACATTGTCGGCAACAAACTCTTCCACCCCAAAACGAGAAATCTCTCCGTATTCTTGACTTCTTTCCGCGGTAAGAATGGAAGTCACATTAAATTCTTTTAGGGCATGGCTGATTCTAAATAGTTCCTGGCGAACAATACGCGCATTGGAAAGTTGATTGAAAATGGCTCCAAGCGAATCGAGCGAAACACGCTTGGCATCTATTTTTTTGATCGCATTTTCGATTCTAGCCAACAAAGCGCCTAGGTCGTAATTTCCGGATTCCACAACATGTTGACCAGGCACAGGGGAAGCGTCCACAAATAGCCATTTACCTTCTTTTTCCCACTGGGCGATATTCCAACCAAAGGTGGCCATATTCGTCCTGATGTCTTTTGCCGACTCCTCAAAAGTAACAAAAACTCCTGTTTCACCGCTATTTGTAATGCCTTCAGCTAAAAACTGGGAGGCAAATACAGTTTTAGCGCTCCCGGCAGTCCCCGACACTAAGGTCGTTCTTCCTTGGGGAATTCCTCCATGGGATATGAGATCTAGTCCCGGAATATGAGTCACATGTTTATCAACTACCATAAATTATATAGATTTCTCCCCTTTCTGTGTTTTTGATCTAGCTAATAGTAATAAAATAAAATTATTCAGAGGATCTGAGATCAAGCCCTACTAATACCTTTTCTACACTTGATAAATCTCCAATGATTCTTTTAAGTGGGGGTGGTAGCTCTTTAATGAGAGTTGGGGTCGCTAAGATTCGCTCATCTTCAGCTAATTGTGGTTTTTCAAAAATATCAATAATTTCCAACTCATACTGACCGTCTAATTCCTTCTCACAGACTTCGCGAATATTTGCAGCAGCTTTCTCAGAATTTGACGTTACTCCTGCTACATATAACCTCAGTTTGAGCTTATTCTTATTATCCTGCACGCCAGTATGTTTAGTTCTTTCTCAAAAAATATTCAATAGAAACTTTTAAATCATGCGAAATGGCCGTTACTTGTACCCAATGAATTGGTTCGATAGAAAAGGACTAACTGACCAAGCAGTTGAATGAGACAATATTTTCCCTCTTCCATATAGACATTATTCTTGATTTCATTGAAGGACTGCTTTCTCTTAATGGCCGCAGTGTGAATACGAATAACATCTCTGGGTGTTCCTTTAAGAAAGCCTATTTGTTCTGCAAGGTCTGTTAAAGACTCGGATAAATCAGCCTCTACTTTATAAGCCCTGATCTCGATAGCCAAATCCAATACATCTGCATAGCGATCAATAAGAGCTTCCCACTCTTGAGGAGCTGAATGGTGTAACTCGGGCATTCCATAGGCTTTGGCAGTGACGGAAACATCTTTTTCTTCTGATAAATGTCTCAACCTAACAAAGCTTTTTTCCTTTAACTGAAGCTCGCGAGCTTGGTCTTTTTGCCTCTGCATAGCAGCCCGTTGTGAAGCATAAAGAATCGAACGAATGAGGGCTTGTGAGTTAATTGTATTTTTGAGGAGGTAGTCTTGAGCACCTCTTTTTAAACACTCTACAGCTGTTTCTTGGTTCTCTAAGCCTGATAAAACAATAATGGGAATCGATTGCATGCATTCATAGATTTTATCAAACGTATCTACTCCATGGATATCAGGTAAAGATAGGTCAAGAAGCACGAGATCAAATTTTCCCTCCACAAACATCTCCAATGCCTCTCGAGCTAATTCTGCTTTATGAAGCTTAAAATCTTGGTCAAATGGATAAACTGTCTGCTTATTGTAAAGATATTTTTCAATAATCTTTTGGTCAGCGGGGTTATCCTCAATTACTAATATATGAAACATTTGGCTCTCTATTTCTATGTCGTAAGATAGTCATTCGTTGCTACTCTGGTCAAATATATTTAAACTAACTAAAGAGGTCTTCTAAAGAAAAAATTAGGCTCATTCATTAAATAGATATTAACCTCACTTAATGATATACTACATTTGAATAGAAATCACTTATCTATCATTTTTTTAATTAATGAATTAAAATATCATTGATTATTATAAATTGTTTATCATTTCTTTAGGTGTATGGCCGAACTAGTTCCTAAGTTATAGACCTCATTCTGTTGGGTAGGATATGGAAATTTATACCATCGGCCGATCACGCCATATGGGATTGGGAAATTAAGACGCAAACCTTTCTCTTCAGTGAAAAACTGGTTTATATTTTGAGATACATCCAAAAAAATTCAGGAGCTTGCTCCCAATAAACTTGAGAGACTGATTCATCCAAAAGACTTATCCTCCATGCAAAAAGCTCTGGATAGCTAACCAGCTCTTATGAATCCGAGCACTGCATGCTGACTCGTTCAGGTGAATGGATTTGAATTTTTGAAACAGGTAAAATAGTCGAAACCGATAGACTTCAACGAGCTGTAAGATTTACGGGTATCTGCTAAAACATCACAAAGCGGAAAGTTAAGACCGAGGAAGATTTAAAGGCTTTCAAATTGGAAGTCTTGGGGCTCTTGGCAAGAGGAATCGCTCACGATCTTAATAACATCCTTACGGCAATCAATCTAAACATTGAAAGTGTCATGAAGGATTACCTTACCCAGAAAGAACAGAAAGAAGTTCTCCAAGAAAGCCAAGAAACTTCCCTAAGAGCAAAAGAACAATCCAAAAGGCTGCTCGCTTTTTCGAAGGGCGGTAATTCGGATCCTTAGATTATCAATCTAGGACTAGTAGTAGTGGATGCGGTTGACTTCGCCTTACGCGACACCATGCTCAAAGCTGTTTAAAATTCAAGGTCACTTACCTTCTGTTCTCCTAGACGTTAGACAATTCCAGCAAGTCATTGATAACATAGCTATTAATGCCTGAGAGGCCAGTCCAGAGGGGAGTAAATTCATCGTCCAGATAGATAAAGTCCTCTTAAAGCATCATCAAGTTTCTCATTTAGTTAAGGGGGAATACCTCAAGCTTAGCTTTACCGATGAGGGCAGTGGCCTATTCACACGGACACTATGCAAAATCTTTGACCCTTACTACACAACGAAATCTTACGGCAACGGTATTGGTCTAGCCACTTGTTATGCTGTGATTAATAAGCATAATGGTTGTATTCAGGTTGAGTCTCAAATTGGTAAGGGTTCCACTTTCACGGTTTATCTACCTACCACGGAGCTATCACCCATCATTCCTGAGGCTAATGCCCCTGATTTAGAATCAAGACCCGCCAAAATACTTCTCATTGACGACGAAAAGGCCATTCCTGTCGGTTTGGAACACACCTTAGGAAAAGAAGATTATATCATCCACTCAACAGATAGCGGCCATGACGGGATAGATGCGGTTTTTCTGTGACATTAATCCTATCTAAATGATAAACGTCAAAAGTGATGGGACACAGGCTATTTAGCTTTCCTATCAGGATGCTCTGGTTTTCAAGGGAGCCATAGTAAAAAAACTTGATGTAACACGCGCCCATAAACAATTAGATAAATAGACTAGCCCCCCAACAACTGACGGTTACTCCTTTTTCTGCAAGGTTCCAAGAACAATGGATTTTTTCACATTATAAAATTAAAGATCTGCTCATTCGGGACGATTCTTAAGGTCCATTATATCAATCTACTATTAAACGATTATGCCTTTAAATACCAATCTAGATGCGGCCAAAGGGTTCCTTTCTTTAGGTATGCTTGATGAAGCTCTCACTCAACTTGAGGAACTACCCAGTCGTCATAAAGATGACTCTGCTGTCTCCTGTCTAAATATCGAAATTCACCTCAGAAAGGAGTCCCATGAGATAGCCTTTACTCTATTGGATGAATTTAGGAATAAATACGGTGAAAATGAAATGTGGCATCTCTTTAAAGCACGTTTACATGCAAAGCGAGGTGAAAAGGAGATTGCCAAAGATCATGTGAGACTTGTTTCAGAAATGACTGCGGAGTGCTATAATCAAATCATTGAATGCCAAGAACTCAAGTCTATATGGCAACCATAAAGTCATTTAGCAAGTTAAGCATTTTCGCCTCATAGCCTTTACGGGAGAAAACTTTCCTATTGCCATCTACCAGATCTCTTTGCCATATTGTCCCATATGCATTTATTCTTTAAGTATTTGCTTGTAGTTATTGTTATCACTTGCCTTCAGACAAAGAGTTATGCCACCAAGCCTTACCGAAGCAAGCTCATTGCCGAAGTTCATAAACTTCATGATCAATCTCAGCAGGGTGATAAAGATGCCACTAAACTGCTGGTAGGAAAACTTGAGCAACTGACCCAAAAAGATCCTAAGCACCATTTAATGCAAGCGTACCTAGGCAGCGCCTACACCCTAGCTAGCCGCGACGCCTTCCCCGGGCCTAATAAAATCAATTTGCTAAAAAAAGGATTAAAGAAGATGGACCAAGCCGTTGAGGCAGTTCCTAAAGATGTGTTTGTTCGTTTTATACGAGCTGTCAACAACTATCACTTGCCTACCTTTATTAATAGGCGAGATAATGCACGCGCTGATTTTGAGGTATTGCTCGAAACAATTCGTTCGAAACCCAAAGCCTATACCGCTGATATTCGCCAAGCTATCCATTACTATGCCGGCTTATCATACAAGCAACTCAAAAGAGAAGAAGATGCCAAAGAATCATGGGTAGAAGGTGTTCATATTCTAGCAACATCCGACCTTGCTAAGAAAATGAACGCTCAACTCTCAAAGCTGTAATGCCTTGAAGAAACATTTAGCTCTATCAGCCCCCCAACCTACTCTTCCCGGCCGTACTCTTATTTCCTCACGCCGCATTCAAAAACGGATTAAAGAGCTGGCAGAGGAAATCCAAAAGCATTATCGTAGAAAACCACTGACACTCATTGCACTCCTCCATGGCAGCATTTTTTTCCTAACTGACTTAGTCCGTTATTTGCCCTATCATGTGCAAATTGAGTGCTGGAATATCTCTAGTTACGAGAACAAAAGGTCAACCGGAATCGTCAAAGGCTTAGAATACCACAAAAGTGATTACAGCAAACGCCATGTATTATTAATTGACGACATCCTGGACACAGGTCTTACCCTATTTAAAACTATCTCACACCTCAATGGCCTGGGTGCTAAAGATGTGAAGTCTTGTGTTCTCTTGGTCAAAAAAATTGAACGTCCGTACCCAGTCATGCCAACTTGGTGGGGTTTTGAAATTCCCAATCAATTTGTCGTAGGCTACGGACTAGACCTGAACGACAAATACCGCCCACTCCCCATGATTCGAACGATAGATTAAAAGATAACTAATAAGTGAGAGATAGAGGACAGCTCTGCTTCATTTGCAACGCAGTATTTCCTATCTGCTTTATTATAAGACTTAATAACTTCTTTTAGTAAGGGCCGACAATGAAGATACGGCCTTGAGGGTCTTTCATCTTCTTCCCGGGAGCAGCCCCACGAACATTTAGCTTCGTGCCATCATAAGGATTGATAACCACGCCAGGATTATTAGGATCACGTTGTGCTTCAGGATAGGCAATGTTTCCTTCATTAGCAGCATTAGCTCCTGCACCTATGAGGGCTCCGCCAGCAGCACCAGCTAATGCACCGATAGCAGCACCTTCTCCACCCCCAACAAGAGCACCAATTCCAGCACCAGTTCCTGCACCCACGGCAGATGAACCAACAACAGTGCCAGTGCCGGGCGAGGTTGAGTTACAAGAAGAGAAAACGGCTAGAATAGCCACCAAAGAAAGCGGAGTAATTTGTTTCAACATACTAAGAACCTTATTCTTTACATCTTTAGACAATAGTCTAGCAAAAACGGTTCAATATTCTTTTCAGAATTTATGAGACAAGCATCAAGCCAATCACCTGTTAAGTGAATAAAGACTAAAAGTATCCAAATAGAATAGATCCCACCAGCACGAGAAGAATCAATCCTAGGATTTAAAAGCCCCTCGCCTATGCCAGAGCTTTGACAAGTGTTTTATATTGAACCTAGTATCAACCATAAGTGAGATTACGTTACACATTACCGGCATTCTGCCTGTTATCGCTTATCATTGCTATCATTGGAATCCAAGTCATTCTTCAGAAAATATCAGATATCCCAACCGATGCTCTTACGGCAACACAGCAAAAGACCCAAGAACTTCTCTCCAAAACATCCGAGTTATTTGAAGAGATACTGCAAGTGCAGCCTAAGATCATCATGAACCAAGAAGTCATTCAAAAACAATCTGCACCCATTACTGAACTGGCCATGATCGAACAAGAATTTACCTTTACTTACGAATGGAAGCATCGCTGGCTGACCAGCACAAAAAAAATGAAACTTACTTCATCATTTAGAGCAAAGGCAGGCTTTGACCTACAAGAATCCTTCCAATTGCTTTATGACCAAGAATCACAATCCGTCACTGCCTCATTACCTGCAGCCAAGCTTTTGAGCATCGAGCAAATTGGCATGATCGATAGCCATAATGAGCATGGCTGGATTAACCGCATTCAAGAATCGGAAAGAGAGGAGGTTCTCAATCTTTTTTTACAAGCTGCACGCATGCACGCCAATCAAACCGATCTAGCTTGGCAAGCCGAAGAACAAATCACACAACAACTTAAAGAACTTGCCCAACAGCAAAACATTCCCATCTCTCTTAACTTTGGCCATATTGAAGGCAATCTCCCCAGCACTAAATTTTAGATGAGAGCCCTTGATGCGAAATTCATTGTTATAGATTTTGAAACCACTGGTACTGTTCAGAATCTGCCATCCGAACCTTGGCAAATAGGCTATGTGTGCGTGGAAGATGGTAGCATTGATCCGCAAAAGTCCTTTATGAGCCACCTAAAAATAGGTAATAGACCTTTTCACCCGCGTGCTCCTGGTAATTACCACCAGCTACGTGACCAACTAGAGATGTCCCCTACTCTTACCTCTTTATGGCCTCAACTCTCTCCCACCTTAGGAAATCTTCCACTTGCTGCCCACAATATCTCAGTTGAACGGAATATTCTTACCCAATACATACCACTGCATCAACTAGGCCCTTGGATTGATACCCTGCAACTTGCACGAAAAGCTTTACCCAACCTAAAATCTTATGCCCTAGAAGATTTGTCCCAGGCATTAGAGCTGACTTCAGATTTAAAAAAACTCTGCCCGGAACTTGCTCCCCATGATGCCCTCTATGATGCCTCCGCCTCCGCATTACTCCTTCTTTTCATTCTCAAGCAAGATGGTTGGCAAGACTGTTCTCTAGAATACTTATCCCAGCTATCTACACGTAATTCATCAAATGGCTAGTGCATACAAAAAGCAGTGTTGAAGACAGATGATATCATAGAAGTTGAGCAAGATGCCTAAAAGCTTAGAGCATTTTTTAATTCATTTTAAAAATCCATTTGTCCTACCCCAGTTCAAACGGGGTATCCGGAAGATTGAATTATTCATAGAGTTTTCTATCGGATTGATCCCCCTGATATCAACACGGATCCAAGCACCAAGTCATTACACAGATCTCAAGAGGCTTTCAGCGGTGAAACAAGAGCGTAATAGGTTAGATTAGGCCGGTTGCCTATTCACGAGAAAATGCAAAAAGTTACAAGAAAAGAGAGTCGACTAAGTTATATCAGTGGATGATCTCTCTAGGAGACTCTATGTTTCCTGGGCCCAAGATCTTAGCTCGATCTTTATCTCTGTGGCATGATGGTAGCTAAACTTGGAATCGCTCCGAGTTACAGCGTCACACTTCCTGGACTCCAATTATTGGTTCATCACATCACGAAAAAAATCATTTCCCACAAATAAATAAAATAGTTGACTCCAATAGTTGTTGCTTATCGGGTCCAGTTGTCAGCATTTTTTTATGGGTTTGGTAGAGTTTTTCTACAGCAGCAAACCATTTTTTTGAAGGCTGATGACGCGCTTGTTGCGTGATACGTTGCAATCGGAAGGGGTTTGGCTTAGCTCCTTTCTTAGTCGTTGGCAAAAGATCTTCACCTTCTGGAGTAATCACAACATTCGTATAGCGCCCATTTTGTTCAAGGCGCAATTTACCTGTCTCAAACAAATGCATGCACAAGGCAGCTAGCCTGATGTGCCGGCTGAGTAGAATTAAAACACCCACCTCACTCTCACCCTGGCGCATCAGTTGTTTGAGAATCAATAAGGCCTCAGTAGAATTGCCCAACGTGACGGCATCGCACAAATCCCAAATCAGTAACTCTCGATTGCCAGAAACAATATGACGCAAATCACTCTCTGTAATCCTTGAGTCTGGATGAGCATACAGAGCAAGCTTTTCTATTTCCATTTGTAAAGCCCGCTTATCATTGCCCAAGAGCTCCACCAAACGCTCCGCAACCTCATGGGGAGCCTGCAAGCCTTCTCGCTCCAACATCTTGAGCACTTCTTTTACCCAGACAGCTTCACTTCGAGGATTATTAATATCAGGACGATCTAATAATTCGATAAGACCAAGCTTCTGAAACTTTTTGTAAAACGCTTTTCTCTTATCAATACCGATAGCTGTAATCACTAGCCTTGCTTCATGGGGAGCTGTATCCTTGGCAACTTCTAAGAGCTTTTCGAGACGCTTTTTAACTTCCTCACTCCTAGAGGTCACGGTATCTGCCACAAAATTACAATGCCTCAAATGAACCAACTTACTGCCACCTAAAAAGGAAAGGGTCAACATGGACTCAATAGCCTGCTCAAGTTTTCGACAAGCGTCGTCTACATTCTCAGCGTCTCCCGCTACAACCTCTAAATTCATCTCATCCTCAGGTTTCAAAGCCTCCACCAAAACTTTACCCCTCTCCTTGATGGCAAATTCATCATCCCCAGACACTAATATATGTTTCGCTTTCAGCTTGCTCTCGCTCATGAATGTAATGCTATGGTACACCCCTATGGAACACTTATGGGCCCCTTGGCGCAATCAATATGTTGAAGGAAAGAAAGTCCGCTCCGAGCATCTCTTTTATGAAATTGGGCAATCTACGGAAGATGAAAAGCATCATGTCATCTACCGTTCCAAGAGCTGCTATGCACTGCTTAACAAGTACCCCTATAATTCTGGCCACTTGATGGTAATCCCTTACCAGGAGATTAGCTGCTTGCA
This window of the Verrucomicrobiota bacterium genome carries:
- a CDS encoding ATP-binding protein gives rise to the protein MDKVLLKHHQVSHLVKGEYLKLSFTDEGSGLFTRTLCKIFDPYYTTKSYGNGIGLATCYAVINKHNGCIQVESQIGKGSTFTVYLPTTELSPIIPEANAPDLESRPAKILLIDDEKAIPVGLEHTLGKEDYIIHSTDSGHDGIDAVFL
- the hpt gene encoding hypoxanthine phosphoribosyltransferase, whose translation is MKKHLALSAPQPTLPGRTLISSRRIQKRIKELAEEIQKHYRRKPLTLIALLHGSIFFLTDLVRYLPYHVQIECWNISSYENKRSTGIVKGLEYHKSDYSKRHVLLIDDILDTGLTLFKTISHLNGLGAKDVKSCVLLVKKIERPYPVMPTWWGFEIPNQFVVGYGLDLNDKYRPLPMIRTID
- a CDS encoding DUF4230 domain-containing protein — translated: MRLRYTLPAFCLLSLIIAIIGIQVILQKISDIPTDALTATQQKTQELLSKTSELFEEILQVQPKIIMNQEVIQKQSAPITELAMIEQEFTFTYEWKHRWLTSTKKMKLTSSFRAKAGFDLQESFQLLYDQESQSVTASLPAAKLLSIEQIGMIDSHNEHGWINRIQESEREEVLNLFLQAARMHANQTDLAWQAEEQITQQLKELAQQQNIPISLNFGHIEGNLPSTKF
- a CDS encoding exonuclease domain-containing protein yields the protein MRALDAKFIVIDFETTGTVQNLPSEPWQIGYVCVEDGSIDPQKSFMSHLKIGNRPFHPRAPGNYHQLRDQLEMSPTLTSLWPQLSPTLGNLPLAAHNISVERNILTQYIPLHQLGPWIDTLQLARKALPNLKSYALEDLSQALELTSDLKKLCPELAPHDALYDASASALLLLFILKQDGWQDCSLEYLSQLSTRNSSNG
- the holA gene encoding DNA polymerase III subunit delta, which gives rise to MSESKLKAKHILVSGDDEFAIKERGKVLVEALKPEDEMNLEVVAGDAENVDDACRKLEQAIESMLTLSFLGGSKLVHLRHCNFVADTVTSRSEEVKKRLEKLLEVAKDTAPHEARLVITAIGIDKRKAFYKKFQKLGLIELLDRPDINNPRSEAVWVKEVLKMLEREGLQAPHEVAERLVELLGNDKRALQMEIEKLALYAHPDSRITESDLRHIVSGNRELLIWDLCDAVTLGNSTEALLILKQLMRQGESEVGVLILLSRHIRLAALCMHLFETGKLRLEQNGRYTNVVITPEGEDLLPTTKKGAKPNPFRLQRITQQARHQPSKKWFAAVEKLYQTHKKMLTTGPDKQQLLESTILFICGK